The stretch of DNA CTTCGGTTGATGTTCGCGAATGAGCGGGACGGCGTCGCCAATATGGTCGAAATGCCCATGGGTGCAGATCATCAGATCGAGCTTCTTGAACTTCTTTTGGGAGTCCGGGCAAGCGGGATTTCCGCTGACCCATGGGTCGATCAGGATGATTCGTCCGGCGTATTCAATCTTGAAAGTGGAATGTCCCAGCCAGGTGATTGTCGGGCGTGTTGTCGTCATAAGGTCCTCACGAATGCTAGATGCGCGAGACATGGAGAATTGTAGTTTCACTGACTTGGCTCCGCAATCGGCGGTGGAAAAGCGCTGCGACGGCGGATGATAAAATCAGGGTTGGACCTCACTCATTAGCTGTTCTTTTTAGGGTGACCCGAGCCGAGGCGGCCGGGGCTACTGAGGCAAAATCGTTTCCCGGGCGAGGTGGCCGGGGACTACCAGGACAGGCATCATTTGGGGATGAGTACGACGGCACAATCTACATCACCGGCACGTACGGATTCGCTGCTACTGGAGGTGGCCGACGTCGTCAACGCGACGCTCGACCTCGACACCCTTCTGCGCCGCGTGTCGGAACTTATCCGCCGCGTTATGAATTACGAGATCTTCGCCATCCTGCTGCTGAATGAGAAAACGCAGGAGATGAAGATTCGGTTCCAGGTGGGCCATCCGCCGGAGCTGGCGGAACGGATGCGCGTGAAGGTTGGCGAGGGAGTGACCGGGCTGGCGGCGGCGAAGCGTGAAGCGGTACTGGTGAACGATGTTCGCGAGATGCCGAACTTCATTGAAGGCGCCAAAGGCGTGCGCTCCGAGCTGGCGATCCCGCTGATCATAAAGAACCGTGTTATCGGCGTCATCGATATCGAAGCATCAGTCCCGAACTACTTCACGGAAGAACACCGCGACCTCCTGGCGCTGGTCGGATCACGAATTGCCATCGGGATCGAGAACGCGCGGCTTTACACGCGGGTTTCGAAGCAGGCCAAAACGCTGATCCTGCTGAACGAGATCAGCCGTGAAGTTACGTCGATACTCGATCTCGATCAATTGCTGAAGCGCATCGGCGAACTGCTCACCCGTCTCATCGATTACCAGATGTTCAGCATCCTGCTCGTCGACGACAGCGGAAAGAAACTGCAGCACCGCTTCTCATTGCGCTTCAACGAAAGCATCCACCTGAAGCACGATATTGCACTCGGAAACGGACTCGTAGGCGCAGCGGCCAGACTCGGACAGCCGGTGCTGGTTCCGGACGTGAGCAGGGATCCACGGTATATCGCCGTGAACCCGGAGACGCGCTCAGAGCTGTGCGTTCCGCTCATCTATAAAGAGAAGGTCATCGGCGTTCTCGACCTCGAACACACGCGGCGAGCGTACTTCACGGAAGACCACATGCGTACGATGGTGACGCTGGCGGCGCAGATTGCCATCGCCATTGAAAATGCCCGGCTTTATGAGCAGATCAAGCGTCAGGAGAAGCGGCTCGAACAGGACCTGTTGCTGGCGCGCGAGTTGCAATATCGGCTGCTGCCGCATACGACGCCCACGTTAGGCACTGCGGAAGTAGCGGCAAAATTCACTCCTGCTCGTACCATCGGCGGCGATATGTACGATTTTCTGAGCTACGCCGGGAACCAGACCGCCATCGCGATCGGCGACGTCAGCGGGAAGGGCGCTCCGGCGGCGATCTACGCTGCGCTGGTCAGCGGGATTCTGCGGTCGCACGCTGCGGAAGAACCGGGCGCCGCGCAGATGCTCGAGGCGATCAATCTCTCTCTCGCGGAGCGTCCGATCGAAGCGCAGTATGTTTCGATCATTTACGCCGTGTGGGACGATACGGAACGCGTGCTGCAAATCGCCAACAGCGGACTTCCCCGCCCGATCTATTGCCACCAGGGAAAGGTCGAGCGTATCGAAGCCACAGGTTTGCCGCTGGGTTTGTTCCCGAGCGCGGAGTACGATGAGTTCACATTCCGCTCGGCGCCGGGCGACGTTTTCGTGTTCTTCAGCGACGGCATTCTCGACGCGCGCAATGCTCACGGAAATACGTTCGGGCGCGAACGCGCGGAAGAAATCGTCGCGCGTAATTGCTACAAGTCGGCCGACGAAATCGTCTCGCTGATCTTTCACGCGGTGACTGACTTCGTGGGCGATACGGAACAGTTCGACGATCAAAGCGTGGTGGCTCTCAAAGTACGAAATCCTAATGCGAAGCCATCGCCGAAAAGAAAGTGACCCGACCACCTAAAATCACCGCTCGACCGCCAGCTTTCCTGTACCGCAACCGTGACCTCCATTGCGAATCCGTACCGATGTCGCGCCTCGCTGCGCAACACGGGACTCCCCTCTACGTATATTCCGCGACGACGATTCGCGAACGATTCGAGACATTCGACGCCGCCTTCGGTAGGTATCCGCACACTGTCTGCTATTCGGTGAAGGCTAATTCGAACCTGACAATCTTGAAGATGCTGGCGAAGATGGGCGCTGGGTTCGACGTCGTTTCCGGCGGAGAACTGGAGCGCGTCCTGCGGGCGGACAAGACAGCAGCGAAGCGAGTAGTCTTCTCCGGCGTCGGGAAGACCGCAGCAGAAATGGACATGGCGCTGCGGGCGGGAATACTGCTCTTTAACCTCGAGAGCGAAGCAGAGTTGCACGTATTGGCTGAGCGGGCGGCGCGTTTGCAGAAGACTGCGCGGATTGCATTTCGCGTGAATCCCCATGTCCATGCTACGACGCACCCGTACATCACTACCGGGCTGCGGGAACACAAGTTCGGCGTCAACATCGACGACGCTCCGCGGTTCTATGCTGAAGCCGCGCAGATGGACTGGTTGGAGCCCGTCGGGGTCAGCGTGCACATTGGATCGCAGATCACGGATGTCGAACCCTTCCGCGAAACCATGGAACGCATTACCAGGCTTGCACACCAGTTAATGCGTTTCGGGCTGAATATTTCGCTGGTGGATGCCGGCGGCGGACTTGGAATCAACTATGAGGGCGGAACTTCAGGCGATTTTGCCAAGGCCGCTCGCGCTTATGCGAAGGCACTTCTCAGTTCGCTGCGCAAAGAACAGTTCCATCTCCTGCTCGAACCCGGACGGTCGATCGCCGCGCCTGCCGGGGCGCTGCTTACGCGCGTTCTGTACGTAAAAGAGAACTCGGGCAAGCAGTTCCTCATTGTTGACGCCGGTATGAACGACCTGATCCGGCCATCGCTCTACAACGCGTATCACGAAATTGTTCCCGTCGAGTTCGAGCGCGGCGAATCGATTACGGCTGACGTGGTTGGACCAGTATGTGAGACCGGCGATTTCTTTGCGCGCGGCCGCACACTGCCGCCCCTCAAGGCCGGCGACCTCGTCGCCATCCTCGACACCGGCGCCTACGGAATGTCGATCACATCCAACTACAACTCGCGCCCAAGGCCCGCGGAAGTGCTGGTGGAAGGATCAAAGTCGCGGGTGATTCTACGGCGGGAGACATTCGAGGACCTGATAAGGACGGAGTCGTAGAACTCGGAGATGATCCGAGGGAATCCACGAACCGGCGTCTATATCCCCCGATAAGAAATTATCGGCCTACCGCTGGTGAGAGAGTCTCTGGCATTTCCGTATCTGGTGGACAATTACGTTTACGAAGGCACTGATTTCGCTGTGGTGCAATTGCACCCGTTTGAATTCCTGGGCATTCTGCCGGGAGCGGGTCCAACATCCTTTGCGTCGTGTGCCATTGAAAACCGAAACGGACGCGTAGTGGCTCTCATTTTTCAGCAAGATCACTGGATTCCGGCCGAATTGAAGGGTTCGCACAGTCCTAACTTCAAATCACTTTTCTGAATCAAGATTTTGTGCACCCTTTTGGTCATTACCCTAAGCAATTCCCTGTATAGCTTTGTGACTGCGAATCGACCTATGCTTTGGCTGTCCAATGCAGTCGTCGCGCTACGAGTCCGGTGGAAACGTTTCGATTTGCGTCTGGTGCGAGAGCAAGTTCTCGTCGGCGAATAGCCGGGCGCGCGAAAACAATATCTTCTGCTCGAAAAAATGCGAGATCGAAGCCAGGTTCTGGCTCCTCGATCGGCTGAAAGAACAGCCTGCACCGGATGCTCCTGACGCAGGGGACAGCGCGGGAATTTAGCAACCCGAGTCACCACAGAGACACACAGAGGGACAGGTCTCGAAACCTTATCGTTCAGGTCTGTAGCTACTCTGAGAGCGGAAAATCGCCCACCCGGTGGGAAAGAGGACCCAGAGGTCAAGAATCAGCCTCGCTCAAGTCTGCTTCGAGTGGACGCTGAATCCCGTCGGCAAAAAAAAAGGACCGAGTGGTTTTCACTCAGCCCCGTTAAGCTTTATGGCTCTTATTTACGTTTCCGCTGCACCAGTTGAAGCTTTGGCTCTTCGGAAAATGTGTTTATGTTTACAGCGCGCTCAGCCTCGGAAGGCTGAAAACACATGCAGTCCGGTCCACATGCATGCTCGCTCGGCGGGGGGAGTTCAACTTCAAAGACGACCCAGCGAATCACGAATGACTACCTCCGGCAAAACAACTCAAATACTACTTGGGGATGCTGTTGTATTTGGAAGCACGTCGGGGGCCATTTAGCAGTGCATGACATAACAACCACATACAGGAGAACATCTACTCTCAATTGTGCAGTTTTGGACCAAACAGCGGAAGTTTTTCGCAGAGTGAACACCTCAGAAACTCCACTAAATTCCCATTACGGGAAATTAAAGCAAGAACATTGAGGCGCTCCTCGCCCATCGCGTTTTCACGATTGGCCTGATCGGAAATCCAACGCAGATCTCTCCCTGCGGCCACCGCTCCGTTTGCGATGAAAAGCCTGGGTCAATTACTGAAGCGCGGATCGTAAGTCGACGGGCCCTGCCCGTACCAGAGAACAAGAAGATCGGAGCGTCGCTGGACTTTGAACTTGCTTAAAAGATTGGAGACATGAAATTTTACGGTTCGCTCCGAGATGTTCAGTTCGTTCGCAATCTCTTTGTTGGTCAGGTTTTTGAGAAGCGCGCTGGCAATCTGCCGTTCACGCTGGCTCATGCGCACTTCCGGCAGATGTGCCGTGTCGTGTGTGCGAGAGGCTCCAACGAGGCTGTCGACGAATTTCGAAAGCATCCTGCGCCAAACCCACAGGCCACCGGACGAAATGGTCTCCAGCGCGCGCGGCAACTGCTGATCCATGCTTTCGTGTGTCACCAGGCCTTTTACTCCGAGGTTCAACAGTTCAAATGCCACCGACTCCTCAAACTGCTCTCCCAGGACCAGCACGTTGGCATCGGGTTCCTGCTGGAGTAGTTGGGCGACTCGTGTCGCTGGGCCTTCCGGACAACTGGAGGCGTCGAGGATGTAGATGGTGGCTTTGGGTAGCTGTACACTCTCCGAGTTCACGACGGAGAGCCGCTGTTCGTCGACATAGAGGGGCGCAGCGTTCAGGATGCGCTGCAACTGCGTGAGCACCATCGGATGAGCGGCGATGACACACACAGAAACCCGTCTTCTTCTCGGCGACTGGATCATTACCCTACTAGATTACCGGACCGGCTACGCTTCCACACCGTCCAAAAGTGTTAAGCAATTCCCTTTTGGAACAGATTTTTCACTGTTCCTTCATGGGATAAACCACCTTGCCCCCCACCATGGTCATTTGCACGGTTACGTCTTTGATGGCGTCGGGCTTAATAGCAAAGATATCATCACTCAGCATCACCATATCCGCAAGTTTTCCCGGCGTGATGGAGCCTTTTTCCTTGTCTTGGAATTCCGCGTAAGCCGAACCCATGGTATACGCCTCGACGGCCTCGCTCACTTTCAACTTCTGCTCGGGATACCATCCGTCCGGATTCTTGCCGTCGAGCGTTTCGCGCGTTACGGCGGCGTAGATGGTCAGCAGCGGGTTGAGCGGCGCAACCGGCCAATCGGTGCCGAAGGCGAGCCGGACTTTGTTGTCCAGGAAAGTGCGGAAGGCATACGTTGCCTTCGCGCGCTCCGCGCCAATTCTCTTCTCCGCCCAGCGGCCGTCATCAATCGCATGGTACGGCTGCACTGAAGCGATCACATCCAACTGGCGAAAGCGATCGAAATCCTTGGGGGCCATATGCTGCGCGTGCTCGATGCGGAAGCGCCGATCCTTCGGGCCGTTCTTGTTGACAACGTCCTGGTAAAGATCGAGCACGTCGGAGATCGCCTCATCGCCGATGGCGTGAATGCACGACTGCAAACCGGCGGCATCGAGCCCGATCAAACGGTCGCGCATCTTGGACAGCGGGATCATATCCTCCGCTAGCAGACCGCGATTCTTCGGATCATCTGCATAGGGCTTGAAGAAGTACGCGGTGCTCGAGCCGAGCGAGCCGTCCGCAAAACCTTTGAGTGCGCCCATCCGGAGATACGACGTTCCGAAGGCGTGCCGTATGCCGATCTTCGCCTGGTCCTGCCAGTTCGCAATCAGCGGCGCGACGTATATCCGCGTGGTCAACTCGTTCTTCTCGGCGAGTTCCGAGAAGACCGAGACATCCTCGTACGGCACAGCCATGTCCTGCACGCTGGTGAGGCCGAGGCGCGACGCGTGCGCCATGGCGCGACGAATGATCCTGGTGAGTTCGGCGCGAGTCGGCGGCGGAATCTTCGAGTACACCAGGTCCATCGCCGCATCTTTCAGGACGCCGGTGGGCTCGCCGTTCGCATCCCTTACGATCTCGCCACCCGGAGGCGCTTTCGTCGTTTTCGTAATATCCGCGATCTTTAGCGCCACGCTGTTAGCCAGCGCCATGTGCCCGTCATAGCGACTGACGAAGACGGGCGTGTTCGGCGTGACCGAATCGATGAGTTGCCTGGTCGGCAGCTTCGCCGGAGTCCACTTCTGGTCGTCCCAGTTGCCGCCGGTCATCCACTCCTTCGGGAAATGCTGGGCGCGCTCTGCGATTCTCTTCTTGAACTCTTGTTGCGACGTCGCATCGCGCAGATCGACGCTATCTAGTTGGTGACCGCCGTCGGAGAAATGAACGTGTGCGTCGTTGAAGCCTGGCAGCACGAGTTTGCCGCCCCCGTCGATGATTTTCGTGGCGGAGCCTCGCCAGCGATCAATCTCGGCGGCGGAGCCGACGGCGACAATGCGGTCGCCGATGATCGCCACGGCTTCGGCTCTCGGACGCTCCGGATCGACCGTCCAGATTTTTGCGTTGGTCAGGATGACGTCGGCGGCAGGCCGCTGTTGGGCCACGAGGCGGAAACCGAACGTGAGAAGAATTATGAGAGCGATGCGTTGAAGATTGCGAATCATGGGGCTCCTCGCAGTTGCGAAATGAGGTCGTTATCCGTGGCCCCATCTGCCGTAATCAGCAGACGTGGGTGTTTTACCGCTGCCCCCACTTCAACTTGTTACGTAGTACATCAAAGAAAGTGCGTCTCATACGGAAAAGCGAGACGGAGTGCGTCGATTTACGGCAATGAACATGATCGCCGCTGAGGACGGGAATGCCGACCTGGCCGTCGATGGTGAGAAAGGCCTGCTCGCCGTCGGTATTGATGACGAGTTGAACGTCCACGGTGTCTCGCACGACCAGCGGCCGATGCGTGAGCGCATGCGGACACACCGGGGTAATCACGAAAGCATCCACGCTCGGCATGAGCACAGGCCCGCCCGCTGCAAGCGAATACGCGGTGGAACCCGTTGGCGTCGAGGTGATCACTCCATCCGCCTTGTACTGAACGACAAAAGCGTCGTCGATGAACAGATCGAAAGCCACGAGCCGCGCGATTGCGCTCTTGTTCACCACAACGTCGTTCAGCGCGTAATACGTTTCCAGGCAGTTTCCGTCGCGCACCAGACGACATTCAAGTACCGAGCGCGATTCGACCGGGCAGCGGCAGGCGTCAATCTGCGCCAGCGTTTCATAAAGTTCGCTGAGCGGAACTTCGGTCAGGAATCCGAGCGAGCCGAGATTGACGCCGAGGATGGGTATGCCCTGCGGAGAAACGGCGCGCGCGGCGGAAAGCAGCGTCCCGTCACCACCGAGCACCAACGCGAAATCGGGTCTCAACTCGCCGATTTTGTCGCGAGGGACGACGCGATCGTGCGCGGCGTAGGTGGCGGTCTCCAGGTCAATGGTTACCTGGTAGTCGTGGTCGGCGAACCATCGCAGAACTTCGGGGACAATCTGGTGCAACTCCTGCTTCGACGGCTTGGAAATGATAGCGGCAGTTTTCATTCTTCGCTCGAGACCCCAAATACCGCGTGCAGAAGAAACTCCCTGTTCCCTTCCGTGCCGAGAATCGGCGAATCGATGACTTCAATTTCGGCGCCGCCCAACTGCTCGACGGCGGCACGAACTTTTGCGACGGCGTCCTGCTGCGCAACTTCGTCGCGAACAATACCGCCCTTGCCGACCCGCTCGCGCCCAACCTCGAACTGCGGCTTCACGAGCACGACCAGGTCTCGACGGTGGAGCGGCTTGACACTGGGTACCCCATCCTTTGCGCCCACTGTTGGCGCAAAGGGTGGGTCGGCTCCTGCCGCGCGCAGAACCGCCGGAAGGACGAGTGTAGCAGAGATAAAAGACACGTCCATGGCAATGATGTCGGCGTCTTCGGGGAGAGACTCTGGCTCCAGATAGCGGGCGTTGGTTCGCTCCAGCAGTCGAAGACGTGGATCATTGCGCAACCGCGCGTCGATCTGGCCGTAGCCGGTGTCAATGGCAATGACTCGCGCTGCACCGTGCT from Terriglobia bacterium encodes:
- the lysA gene encoding diaminopimelate decarboxylase: MTRPPKITARPPAFLYRNRDLHCESVPMSRLAAQHGTPLYVYSATTIRERFETFDAAFGRYPHTVCYSVKANSNLTILKMLAKMGAGFDVVSGGELERVLRADKTAAKRVVFSGVGKTAAEMDMALRAGILLFNLESEAELHVLAERAARLQKTARIAFRVNPHVHATTHPYITTGLREHKFGVNIDDAPRFYAEAAQMDWLEPVGVSVHIGSQITDVEPFRETMERITRLAHQLMRFGLNISLVDAGGGLGINYEGGTSGDFAKAARAYAKALLSSLRKEQFHLLLEPGRSIAAPAGALLTRVLYVKENSGKQFLIVDAGMNDLIRPSLYNAYHEIVPVEFERGESITADVVGPVCETGDFFARGRTLPPLKAGDLVAILDTGAYGMSITSNYNSRPRPAEVLVEGSKSRVILRRETFEDLIRTES
- a CDS encoding GAF domain-containing protein gives rise to the protein MSTTAQSTSPARTDSLLLEVADVVNATLDLDTLLRRVSELIRRVMNYEIFAILLLNEKTQEMKIRFQVGHPPELAERMRVKVGEGVTGLAAAKREAVLVNDVREMPNFIEGAKGVRSELAIPLIIKNRVIGVIDIEASVPNYFTEEHRDLLALVGSRIAIGIENARLYTRVSKQAKTLILLNEISREVTSILDLDQLLKRIGELLTRLIDYQMFSILLVDDSGKKLQHRFSLRFNESIHLKHDIALGNGLVGAAARLGQPVLVPDVSRDPRYIAVNPETRSELCVPLIYKEKVIGVLDLEHTRRAYFTEDHMRTMVTLAAQIAIAIENARLYEQIKRQEKRLEQDLLLARELQYRLLPHTTPTLGTAEVAAKFTPARTIGGDMYDFLSYAGNQTAIAIGDVSGKGAPAAIYAALVSGILRSHAAEEPGAAQMLEAINLSLAERPIEAQYVSIIYAVWDDTERVLQIANSGLPRPIYCHQGKVERIEATGLPLGLFPSAEYDEFTFRSAPGDVFVFFSDGILDARNAHGNTFGRERAEEIVARNCYKSADEIVSLIFHAVTDFVGDTEQFDDQSVVALKVRNPNAKPSPKRK
- a CDS encoding NAD(+)/NADH kinase, whose protein sequence is MKTAAIISKPSKQELHQIVPEVLRWFADHDYQVTIDLETATYAAHDRVVPRDKIGELRPDFALVLGGDGTLLSAARAVSPQGIPILGVNLGSLGFLTEVPLSELYETLAQIDACRCPVESRSVLECRLVRDGNCLETYYALNDVVVNKSAIARLVAFDLFIDDAFVVQYKADGVITSTPTGSTAYSLAAGGPVLMPSVDAFVITPVCPHALTHRPLVVRDTVDVQLVINTDGEQAFLTIDGQVGIPVLSGDHVHCRKSTHSVSLFRMRRTFFDVLRNKLKWGQR
- a CDS encoding amidohydrolase, with protein sequence MIRNLQRIALIILLTFGFRLVAQQRPAADVILTNAKIWTVDPERPRAEAVAIIGDRIVAVGSAAEIDRWRGSATKIIDGGGKLVLPGFNDAHVHFSDGGHQLDSVDLRDATSQQEFKKRIAERAQHFPKEWMTGGNWDDQKWTPAKLPTRQLIDSVTPNTPVFVSRYDGHMALANSVALKIADITKTTKAPPGGEIVRDANGEPTGVLKDAAMDLVYSKIPPPTRAELTRIIRRAMAHASRLGLTSVQDMAVPYEDVSVFSELAEKNELTTRIYVAPLIANWQDQAKIGIRHAFGTSYLRMGALKGFADGSLGSSTAYFFKPYADDPKNRGLLAEDMIPLSKMRDRLIGLDAAGLQSCIHAIGDEAISDVLDLYQDVVNKNGPKDRRFRIEHAQHMAPKDFDRFRQLDVIASVQPYHAIDDGRWAEKRIGAERAKATYAFRTFLDNKVRLAFGTDWPVAPLNPLLTIYAAVTRETLDGKNPDGWYPEQKLKVSEAVEAYTMGSAYAEFQDKEKGSITPGKLADMVMLSDDIFAIKPDAIKDVTVQMTMVGGKVVYPMKEQ
- a CDS encoding TlyA family RNA methyltransferase, which encodes MKLRLDKLLTDRGLASSRERAQAMILAGRVLINEQKVTKAGAQVEESAAIRLLGDDMPYVSRGGLKLERALEHWRIDCEGKTALDIGTSTGGFTDCLLQHGAARVIAIDTGYGQIDARLRNDPRLRLLERTNARYLEPESLPEDADIIAMDVSFISATLVLPAVLRAAGADPPFAPTVGAKDGVPSVKPLHRRDLVVLVKPQFEVGRERVGKGGIVRDEVAQQDAVAKVRAAVEQLGGAEIEVIDSPILGTEGNREFLLHAVFGVSSEE
- a CDS encoding response regulator transcription factor; this translates as MCVIAAHPMVLTQLQRILNAAPLYVDEQRLSVVNSESVQLPKATIYILDASSCPEGPATRVAQLLQQEPDANVLVLGEQFEESVAFELLNLGVKGLVTHESMDQQLPRALETISSGGLWVWRRMLSKFVDSLVGASRTHDTAHLPEVRMSQRERQIASALLKNLTNKEIANELNISERTVKFHVSNLLSKFKVQRRSDLLVLWYGQGPSTYDPRFSN